One genomic region from Deltaproteobacteria bacterium encodes:
- a CDS encoding exodeoxyribonuclease III, whose protein sequence is MRIVSWNVNGIRAVMKKDFKLSLDSMNTDVLCLQETKAQDDQVSEALSEIDG, encoded by the coding sequence GTGCGTATTGTCTCATGGAATGTTAACGGTATCCGTGCCGTCATGAAAAAGGATTTTAAATTATCGCTGGACAGTATGAATACCGATGTGCTCTGCCTCCAGGAAACAAAGGCCCAGGATGATCAGGTAAGTGAGGCGCTATCTGAGATTGACGGTT